From the genome of Rhizobium binae, one region includes:
- a CDS encoding tautomerase family protein has translation MPFVRISLRKGKSRDYLAALADSIQHALVETFDVPENDRFQTIHQHDEHELIFDRNYLAGPRSDDFVYISITIGRPRSAEMKATLYRRLVDLLAQSPGLRPEDVMIVISTSAPEDWSFGNGVAQMTDPDWRVRALGGRQ, from the coding sequence ATGCCCTTCGTTCGCATTTCCCTTCGCAAAGGCAAGTCGCGGGACTATCTCGCGGCACTCGCCGACAGCATCCAACACGCCCTCGTCGAAACCTTCGACGTGCCCGAGAACGATCGCTTCCAGACCATCCATCAGCATGATGAACACGAGCTGATCTTCGACCGCAACTATCTCGCCGGCCCGCGCTCCGACGATTTCGTCTATATCTCGATCACGATCGGCCGCCCCCGCTCGGCCGAGATGAAGGCGACGCTCTATCGCCGGCTTGTCGATCTCCTGGCGCAGTCGCCGGGCCTGCGACCCGAGGACGTGATGATTGTCATCAGCACCAGCGCCCCGGAAGACTGGTCCTTCGGCAACGGCGTCGCCCAGATGACGGATCCCGACTGGCGGGTGCGGGCGCTCGGAGGCCGACAATGA
- a CDS encoding DUF1036 domain-containing protein, with protein sequence MGAVLIQAAPSFLTRSGPLVRLALFALAAFMPFFIADAARADFRVCNGTQNLVGVAIGYRAKDGWVTEGWWQVPATTCAVLIEGELQSRYYYLYAEDAARGGRWTGDVQMCVAENEFKISGVQDCYARGYQKMGFKEYDTGRQGSWMVQLSDTPGTQESQN encoded by the coding sequence TTGGGAGCCGTGTTGATTCAAGCCGCGCCAAGTTTCCTCACGCGGTCCGGACCGCTGGTCCGACTCGCTCTGTTCGCTCTTGCAGCTTTTATGCCGTTCTTCATCGCAGATGCCGCACGCGCCGATTTTCGCGTCTGCAACGGAACGCAGAATCTGGTCGGCGTCGCGATCGGGTATCGGGCCAAAGATGGCTGGGTGACGGAAGGCTGGTGGCAGGTGCCGGCAACAACCTGCGCCGTGTTGATCGAGGGAGAATTGCAATCGCGTTATTATTACCTCTACGCAGAGGACGCCGCCCGGGGAGGACGATGGACGGGGGACGTGCAGATGTGCGTGGCGGAAAACGAGTTCAAGATCTCGGGTGTGCAGGATTGTTATGCCCGCGGCTACCAGAAGATGGGTTTCAAGGAATATGACACGGGCCGCCAGGGCAGCTGGATGGTCCAACTCTCCGACACCCCAGGGACGCAAGAAAGCCAGAATTGA
- a CDS encoding DUF882 domain-containing protein translates to MPNLNGNSKPSRLSWRSLCADICGKAVRTAAAALLALAVSSPVFVSTRSEAAGETRSLKLYFIHTGEKAVITYKRNGKFDPKGLEQLNRFLRDWRKNQPTKMDPRLFDLIWEVYRQSGSRDYINVVCGFRSPATNEMLRGRSRNSGVAEKSQHMLGKAMDFFIPDVKLATLRGIGMKMQVGGVGFYPKSGSPFVHMDVGGVRAWPRMSRDELVRLFPNGNTLHIPADGKPLPGYQQAMADYKRRVNSTQIEIASASESSPKHKTLFEALFGGGADEQEDESDDSAPVAAAKATPPKAAEPTPAEPPQQTEVANLNAPVPQVRPAFSNQPAGSEVASALMAPPSGNAAQQALAALPVDQAQPQQFADLSAYSIPIPSLLGQRRAPGDAEVASTDPAMLSGMPVPTPVERPALAEKLLAAADADPEAEADEADQDGGLSPAVADALDQQNKIGENQVAAHAPEMTVEEAINAAMPQQPPAQKPSLQLAALAPVTKSANFGDAFDTPAAENAVAPAVPTKGGRPTQKEAAAADASRATVRTEPKLTQKMISQWALTNARLEMASKQVKAPRFVSQTMRAQPTAVYAEGFNVKTASVDPARFSGTAVNFMEVRKFNTN, encoded by the coding sequence TTGCCGAATCTGAATGGGAATTCCAAGCCTTCGCGCTTGAGCTGGCGTTCTTTGTGCGCCGACATTTGCGGAAAGGCAGTGAGGACGGCGGCGGCCGCCCTTCTTGCGCTTGCAGTTTCCTCGCCGGTATTCGTCAGTACGCGTTCCGAGGCCGCGGGCGAAACCCGTAGCCTCAAGCTCTATTTCATCCATACCGGCGAAAAGGCCGTCATCACCTACAAGCGCAATGGCAAGTTCGACCCCAAGGGTCTGGAGCAGCTGAACCGCTTCCTCCGCGACTGGCGCAAGAATCAGCCGACGAAGATGGATCCGCGCCTGTTCGACCTGATCTGGGAAGTCTATCGCCAGAGCGGTTCACGGGATTACATCAATGTTGTCTGCGGCTTCCGCTCGCCGGCGACCAACGAGATGCTGCGCGGGCGCTCGCGCAATTCCGGCGTCGCCGAAAAGAGCCAGCATATGCTCGGCAAGGCGATGGATTTCTTTATTCCTGATGTCAAGCTCGCAACCCTGCGCGGCATCGGCATGAAGATGCAGGTCGGCGGCGTCGGCTTCTATCCGAAATCCGGTTCACCCTTCGTGCATATGGATGTCGGCGGTGTTCGCGCCTGGCCGCGCATGAGCCGCGACGAGCTCGTTCGACTTTTCCCGAACGGCAATACCCTTCACATTCCGGCTGATGGCAAGCCGCTGCCCGGCTATCAGCAGGCGATGGCCGACTACAAGCGCCGTGTCAACAGCACGCAGATCGAGATCGCCAGTGCGTCCGAATCGTCGCCGAAGCACAAGACGCTGTTCGAAGCACTTTTTGGCGGCGGGGCTGATGAGCAAGAGGATGAGTCGGACGATTCCGCTCCTGTCGCTGCTGCCAAGGCGACGCCGCCGAAGGCTGCCGAGCCGACCCCGGCCGAGCCGCCGCAGCAGACCGAAGTTGCCAATCTGAACGCACCTGTGCCGCAGGTTCGTCCGGCATTCAGCAACCAGCCGGCCGGTAGCGAAGTTGCGAGCGCACTGATGGCGCCGCCTTCGGGTAATGCCGCGCAGCAGGCCCTGGCCGCGCTCCCAGTCGATCAGGCCCAGCCGCAGCAGTTCGCCGATCTTAGCGCCTACAGCATCCCGATTCCTTCGCTTCTCGGCCAGCGCCGTGCGCCCGGCGATGCCGAAGTCGCGTCGACCGATCCCGCCATGCTGAGCGGTATGCCGGTTCCGACGCCGGTCGAACGTCCTGCCCTTGCCGAAAAGCTTCTCGCTGCGGCCGATGCCGATCCGGAAGCAGAGGCCGACGAGGCCGATCAGGACGGCGGACTGTCTCCTGCCGTTGCCGACGCGCTCGACCAGCAGAACAAGATTGGCGAAAACCAGGTCGCCGCGCATGCGCCGGAAATGACGGTGGAGGAGGCAATCAACGCCGCGATGCCGCAACAGCCGCCTGCCCAAAAGCCGTCGCTTCAGCTCGCAGCCCTGGCGCCCGTAACGAAGTCGGCAAACTTCGGCGACGCCTTCGACACACCGGCCGCCGAAAACGCCGTCGCACCGGCTGTTCCCACCAAGGGGGGGCGCCCGACGCAGAAGGAGGCCGCCGCCGCCGACGCCAGCCGCGCGACGGTGCGCACCGAGCCGAAGCTGACGCAGAAGATGATTTCGCAGTGGGCGCTGACCAATGCCCGCCTCGAGATGGCCTCCAAGCAGGTCAAGGCGCCGCGCTTCGTCAGCCAGACGATGCGCGCCCAGCCGACCGCCGTCTATGCCGAAGGTTTCAACGTCAAGACTGCGTCGGTCGATCCTGCCCGCTTCAGCGGCACGGCCGTCAACTTCATGGAAGTGCGCAAGTTCAATACGAACTGA
- a CDS encoding LysR substrate-binding domain-containing protein, with product MRRTIFDLDVLRTFSTGMELGNFAKAAERLGRSTSAVSAQLKKLEEQAGTPIFRKAGRGLALTDAGETLLGYARRLLELNDEAAAAVHSIELEGWVRLGLQEDFGETLLPEVLGRFARAHPKVRIEARVGRNAELLERVTSGKLDLALAWSDGALTAHCERIGEVPMCWIGPAEGPIGWYAASGEPMPLASLEAPCLLRSAATKALDAAGISWRLAFVSASLGGLWAATAAGLGLTIRTPIGLPAKLRPLTPKAVGLPDLPKLGLVLHRAEAELQPAAARLGELVLQSVHGALQERL from the coding sequence GTGCGGCGGACGATCTTCGATCTTGATGTGCTTCGAACCTTTTCGACCGGCATGGAGCTCGGCAATTTCGCCAAAGCGGCAGAACGGCTCGGGCGTTCGACCTCGGCCGTCAGCGCCCAGCTGAAGAAGCTGGAGGAGCAGGCGGGCACGCCGATCTTCCGCAAGGCGGGGCGTGGACTGGCGCTAACCGACGCCGGCGAGACGTTGCTCGGCTATGCCCGGCGGCTCCTGGAGCTCAACGACGAGGCGGCCGCAGCCGTGCACAGCATCGAGCTGGAGGGCTGGGTGCGGCTTGGGTTGCAGGAGGATTTCGGTGAGACCTTGCTGCCCGAGGTGCTCGGCCGTTTCGCCCGCGCCCATCCGAAGGTCCGCATCGAGGCGCGGGTGGGACGCAATGCCGAACTGCTCGAGCGCGTCACCTCAGGCAAGCTCGACCTGGCGCTCGCCTGGAGCGATGGCGCGCTGACGGCGCATTGCGAGCGGATCGGCGAAGTGCCGATGTGCTGGATCGGGCCTGCCGAGGGGCCGATCGGCTGGTATGCGGCAAGCGGCGAGCCGATGCCGCTTGCCTCGCTGGAGGCGCCGTGCCTGTTGCGCAGTGCAGCGACAAAGGCGCTTGATGCGGCCGGCATTTCCTGGCGGCTCGCCTTTGTCAGTGCCAGTCTCGGCGGCCTCTGGGCGGCGACGGCGGCCGGTCTCGGCCTGACCATCCGCACCCCGATCGGCCTGCCCGCGAAGCTCCGGCCGCTGACGCCGAAGGCGGTCGGCCTGCCCGACCTGCCGAAGCTTGGCCTGGTTCTGCATCGGGCCGAAGCCGAGTTGCAACCGGCTGCCGCGCGGCTTGGCGAGCTCGTGCTGCAGTCCGTGCACGGCGCGCTGCAGGAAAGGCTCTAA
- a CDS encoding DUF2312 domain-containing protein produces MSDAHGVARDQLRAFIERIERLEEEKKTIADDIKDVYGEAKGMGFDTKILKKVVALRKKDEQERMEEEAILDTYLHALGMIESPPEG; encoded by the coding sequence ATGTCTGATGCACATGGCGTCGCCCGCGACCAGCTTCGCGCCTTCATCGAGCGCATTGAACGGCTGGAAGAAGAAAAGAAGACCATCGCCGACGACATCAAGGACGTCTACGGCGAAGCCAAGGGTATGGGCTTCGACACCAAGATCCTGAAGAAAGTCGTGGCGCTGCGCAAAAAGGACGAGCAGGAGCGCATGGAAGAGGAAGCGATCCTCGACACCTATTTGCACGCGCTCGGTATGATCGAGTCCCCGCCGGAAGGCTGA
- a CDS encoding N-formylglutamate amidohydrolase, which produces MDDFRSFEILSGKHDKGMVILADHAMNRLPARYGRLGLPDAAFARHIAYDIGIESLTRQLSARLGVPAVLGGFSRLLIDPNRGEDDPTLVMKISDGAVISGNHPITPQEWEYRIETFHRPYHHAVAATIDKVANATGRAPLVLSLHSFTPAWKGIPRPWHAAVLWDSDRRAVGPLLDMLRADPDLFVGDNEPYDGALKGDTMYRHCMMTGIPHALLEVRQDLIADETGIAAWAERLAPIFAAMNADPALHEYDVHLSRTGPY; this is translated from the coding sequence ATGGACGACTTCCGATCCTTCGAAATCCTATCCGGCAAACATGACAAAGGCATGGTGATCCTCGCCGATCACGCGATGAACCGCCTTCCCGCGCGATATGGCCGGCTCGGCCTGCCCGATGCGGCCTTTGCCCGCCACATCGCCTATGACATCGGCATCGAGAGCCTGACGCGGCAGCTTTCGGCGAGACTTGGCGTACCTGCGGTGCTTGGTGGCTTCTCGCGCCTGCTGATCGACCCGAACCGCGGCGAGGATGACCCGACGCTGGTCATGAAGATTTCCGACGGCGCCGTAATCTCTGGCAATCATCCGATCACACCGCAGGAATGGGAGTATCGTATCGAGACCTTCCATCGCCCCTATCACCATGCGGTGGCGGCAACTATCGATAAGGTTGCGAACGCCACCGGCCGGGCGCCGCTGGTCCTGTCGCTGCATTCCTTCACGCCGGCGTGGAAAGGAATTCCCCGCCCATGGCATGCCGCAGTCCTCTGGGACAGCGACCGGCGCGCCGTCGGCCCGCTGCTCGACATGCTACGCGCCGATCCAGATCTCTTCGTTGGCGACAACGAACCCTATGACGGCGCCCTGAAGGGCGATACCATGTACCGGCACTGCATGATGACCGGCATCCCGCACGCACTGCTCGAAGTGCGGCAGGATCTGATCGCAGACGAGACCGGGATTGCTGCATGGGCCGAACGCCTGGCGCCGATCTTTGCGGCGATGAACGCCGATCCTGCCCTGCACGAATACGACGTCCATCTGTCGCGCACCGGTCCCTATTGA
- the pyk gene encoding pyruvate kinase, giving the protein MKRNRKIKILATLGPASAEESVIEKLHQAGADVFRINMSHASHDLMRTLIQRIRSVEARSGRPIGILADLQGPKLRVGKFVDSKVDLKPGQTFTLDNNEALGDQTRVYLPHPEILESVQPGHRLLIDDGKLALRADKCDGKSIVTTVISGTRISDRKGVSLPDTLLGVGALTDKDRADLDAVLATDDVDWVALSFVQRPDDLAEVRKIARGRVGLMSKIEKPQALERIEEIIELSDALMVARGDLGVEMPLESVPGIQKQLIRACRRSGKPVVVATQMLESMISAPVPTRAEVSDVATAVFEGADAVMLSAESASGDYPVEAVSTMASIATAIEREPHYPGIIYAQRAQPEATGADAISLAARQIAETLKLSAIVCYTSSGTTGLRASRERPQVPILALSPIIKTARRLAIVWGLHCVVTHDATDLDDMVNRACRIVADEGFGKPGDRIIISAGVPLGTPGATNMIRIAYIGSDGQSGI; this is encoded by the coding sequence ATGAAGCGTAATCGCAAAATTAAAATCCTCGCCACCCTCGGGCCCGCCTCCGCCGAGGAATCGGTGATCGAGAAGCTGCACCAGGCTGGTGCCGACGTCTTCCGCATCAATATGAGCCATGCGAGCCACGACCTGATGCGTACGCTCATCCAGCGCATCCGCTCGGTCGAGGCGCGCTCCGGCCGGCCGATCGGCATTCTCGCCGACCTGCAGGGGCCGAAACTGCGCGTCGGCAAGTTCGTCGACAGCAAGGTCGACCTGAAGCCAGGCCAGACCTTCACGCTCGACAACAACGAAGCGCTCGGCGATCAGACCCGTGTCTATCTGCCGCATCCGGAGATCCTGGAATCGGTGCAGCCTGGCCATCGCCTGCTGATCGACGACGGCAAGCTCGCGCTGCGCGCCGACAAATGCGACGGCAAGAGCATCGTCACAACGGTTATTTCAGGTACCCGCATTTCCGACCGCAAGGGCGTCAGCCTTCCCGACACGCTGCTCGGAGTCGGCGCACTGACGGATAAGGACCGCGCCGACCTCGACGCCGTGCTTGCCACCGACGATGTCGACTGGGTAGCGCTTTCCTTCGTCCAGCGTCCCGACGACCTTGCCGAGGTGCGCAAGATCGCCCGCGGCCGCGTCGGTCTGATGTCGAAGATCGAAAAACCGCAGGCTCTCGAGCGTATCGAGGAGATCATAGAGCTGTCCGATGCTCTGATGGTCGCCCGCGGCGATCTCGGCGTCGAAATGCCGCTCGAATCGGTTCCCGGCATCCAAAAGCAACTGATCCGCGCCTGCCGCCGTTCGGGCAAGCCGGTGGTCGTCGCCACGCAGATGCTGGAATCGATGATTTCGGCCCCGGTGCCTACGCGCGCCGAAGTGTCGGATGTCGCGACCGCCGTCTTCGAAGGTGCCGATGCCGTCATGCTCTCGGCCGAATCGGCCTCCGGCGACTATCCGGTCGAAGCCGTCTCGACCATGGCGTCGATTGCCACTGCCATCGAGCGCGAGCCGCATTATCCCGGCATTATCTATGCCCAGCGCGCCCAGCCGGAAGCGACCGGCGCCGATGCGATCTCACTTGCCGCCCGCCAGATCGCCGAGACGTTGAAACTGTCGGCGATCGTTTGTTACACCTCCTCGGGCACGACAGGCCTTCGCGCCTCGCGCGAGCGCCCACAGGTGCCGATCCTGGCACTGTCGCCGATCATCAAGACGGCACGCCGGCTCGCCATCGTCTGGGGCCTGCATTGCGTCGTCACCCATGACGCCACCGATCTCGACGACATGGTCAACCGCGCCTGCCGCATCGTCGCGGACGAAGGCTTCGGCAAGCCGGGCGACCGCATCATCATCTCGGCCGGCGTGCCGCTCGGCACGCCCGGCGCCACCAACATGATCCGCATTGCCTATATCGGTTCTGACGGCCAGAGCGGCATCTGA
- a CDS encoding LysE family translocator, whose protein sequence is MDIVTLLAFAAVSFVGIATPGPTVLLALTNGSRHGLRRAVAGMVGAVLSDFVLIGAVAIGLGALLAASEFWFSMLKWAGAAYLAFLGIMLLRSKGTIEATLQPGAPTGAISTFSIGLKSFMVAATNPKGYLFFSAFLPQFIDPTLPQAGQYALLALTFAALDFLIMFGYALFGSQAVRLLKTSGALWLERACGGALLALAGSLALYRRATV, encoded by the coding sequence ATGGACATCGTCACGCTTTTGGCTTTTGCCGCCGTTTCTTTTGTCGGCATAGCGACGCCGGGACCGACCGTGCTGCTGGCTCTGACAAACGGTTCGCGGCATGGTCTGCGCAGGGCGGTTGCGGGTATGGTCGGCGCGGTGCTTTCCGATTTCGTGTTGATTGGCGCCGTGGCAATCGGGCTCGGTGCGTTGTTGGCGGCATCGGAATTCTGGTTCTCGATGCTCAAATGGGCGGGGGCTGCCTATCTTGCCTTTCTCGGAATCATGCTGCTGCGCTCGAAGGGCACGATCGAAGCGACGCTCCAGCCAGGGGCGCCGACTGGCGCGATATCGACCTTTTCGATCGGCCTGAAGAGTTTCATGGTCGCCGCGACGAACCCGAAGGGCTATCTGTTTTTCTCGGCCTTCCTGCCGCAATTCATCGACCCGACTCTGCCTCAGGCTGGGCAATACGCGCTGCTCGCGCTCACCTTTGCTGCGCTCGATTTTCTCATCATGTTCGGCTACGCCCTTTTCGGTTCGCAGGCGGTGCGTCTCTTGAAAACATCGGGCGCCCTGTGGCTGGAGCGAGCCTGCGGCGGCGCACTGCTGGCGCTCGCCGGCTCGCTCGCCCTCTATCGGCGGGCGACCGTTTGA
- a CDS encoding DUF4865 family protein, producing the protein MIAMQYSVTLPADYDMSIIDRRIRDKGPLLDGFPNLGFKAYVSARRGEFASRDNLYAPFYLWQKPEGASDFLCSPGFAALTGAFGWPQVRTWIVWQAEASPEIAAARFATRDILPTEPYAPLADIRQAESAAAGADVAAGGALASVCGFEPTTWTRVRFRLWPEMPAIDARTQTYRIGHLSLP; encoded by the coding sequence TTGATCGCCATGCAATATAGCGTCACCCTGCCCGCCGACTACGACATGTCGATCATCGACCGCCGCATTCGTGACAAGGGACCGCTGCTCGACGGCTTTCCCAATCTCGGTTTCAAGGCCTATGTCAGCGCCCGCAGGGGTGAATTCGCCAGCCGCGACAATCTCTATGCGCCCTTCTATCTCTGGCAGAAGCCGGAAGGGGCAAGCGACTTCCTCTGCAGTCCGGGCTTCGCAGCCCTCACCGGCGCCTTCGGCTGGCCACAGGTCAGAACCTGGATCGTCTGGCAGGCGGAGGCTTCACCTGAAATCGCCGCGGCCAGATTTGCGACGCGCGATATCCTGCCGACGGAGCCTTACGCGCCGCTCGCCGACATCCGACAGGCGGAAAGTGCTGCGGCTGGGGCCGACGTAGCGGCAGGCGGCGCGCTTGCCTCCGTCTGCGGCTTCGAACCGACGACATGGACGCGGGTGCGTTTCAGACTATGGCCGGAAATGCCCGCAATTGACGCGCGCACCCAGACCTATCGCATCGGTCACCTGTCCCTGCCCTGA
- a CDS encoding cupin domain-containing protein — protein MSASNPRAMTVSRPGKVVRSPEGVATAPFWVEMLLESSTDGANTAMRATLDPGTITHWHTHPRGQLLYVLSGHGLAQSEGGAVETLRAGDAVWFAPGQRHWHGAADDSPFSYLSIQATENGHIVEWLQPVEERS, from the coding sequence ATGAGCGCTTCGAACCCGAGGGCGATGACCGTCAGCCGTCCCGGCAAGGTGGTGCGCTCGCCGGAGGGCGTCGCAACGGCGCCTTTCTGGGTCGAGATGCTGCTCGAAAGCAGCACTGACGGCGCAAACACCGCCATGCGCGCGACGCTCGATCCAGGCACCATCACGCACTGGCACACGCATCCCAGGGGCCAGTTGCTCTATGTGCTTTCCGGCCATGGGCTGGCGCAGAGCGAAGGTGGCGCCGTCGAGACGCTGCGTGCCGGCGATGCCGTCTGGTTTGCGCCCGGCCAGCGCCATTGGCATGGCGCCGCCGACGACAGTCCCTTCAGCTATCTCAGCATCCAGGCGACGGAAAACGGCCACATCGTCGAATGGCTGCAACCGGTGGAGGAACGCTCTTGA
- a CDS encoding sigma-54-dependent transcriptional regulator yields the protein MTGYTELKGAGQILVVEDDPVQRRLLKNAIERHGHVVHQAENGRIGLEMVKRDSGLFNVIVLDLMMPEMTGLEFLDALHEFGTQIPVIVQTGQGGIETVVQAMRAGAFDFVVKPVSPERIATSISNAMKLDQREVKARAGRRSRSGSVGFDDIVSASPAMIRVIDLAQRAAQSNIPVVLEGESGVGKELVARAIQSGGERSNKPFVTVNCGAIPHNLVESILFGHEKGAFTGATERHIGKFMEADGGTIFLDEIGDLPLEVQVKLLRAVQQGEIETVGARTAHKVNVRLISATNKDLIEEVKNGHFREDLYYRLNVFPITIPALRKRKEDIPHLVRVFAERFSSEQKNGRRMTVNSGALALLTAYDWPGNIRQLENAIFRAVVLAEGPELTEADFPQIAAQLPEYEVVDHLALVADNSGLDPDEAYGEEYRAPTPAEVHHHRLSETSENAIASVNPSGDVRKLADVEEELIRFALKFYRGQMSQVARKLGIGRSTLYRKLKDYGIDPDNPQKDAA from the coding sequence ATGACCGGTTACACTGAGCTCAAGGGAGCAGGGCAAATCCTCGTGGTCGAGGACGACCCGGTGCAGCGCCGTCTGCTCAAAAACGCAATCGAGCGTCACGGCCATGTCGTGCACCAGGCGGAAAACGGCCGGATCGGCCTTGAAATGGTCAAACGCGACAGCGGCCTTTTCAACGTCATCGTGCTCGACCTGATGATGCCCGAGATGACCGGCCTAGAATTCCTCGATGCACTTCACGAATTCGGCACGCAGATCCCCGTCATTGTGCAGACGGGTCAGGGCGGCATCGAAACCGTCGTGCAGGCGATGCGCGCCGGCGCCTTCGATTTCGTCGTCAAGCCGGTTTCGCCCGAACGCATCGCCACGTCGATCTCCAATGCGATGAAGCTCGACCAGCGCGAGGTGAAGGCACGGGCCGGACGCCGGTCGCGCTCAGGCTCCGTTGGTTTCGACGACATCGTATCGGCAAGCCCGGCGATGATCCGCGTCATCGATCTTGCCCAGCGGGCGGCGCAATCCAACATCCCCGTCGTGCTTGAAGGTGAATCCGGCGTCGGCAAGGAGCTGGTGGCGCGCGCCATCCAGTCCGGCGGTGAACGCTCGAACAAGCCGTTCGTCACCGTCAATTGCGGAGCGATCCCGCACAACCTCGTCGAAAGCATTCTCTTCGGCCACGAGAAGGGCGCCTTCACCGGGGCGACCGAACGTCACATCGGCAAATTCATGGAGGCCGACGGCGGCACCATCTTCCTCGACGAGATCGGCGACCTGCCGCTCGAAGTGCAGGTGAAGCTGCTGCGCGCGGTGCAGCAGGGCGAGATCGAGACCGTCGGCGCGCGCACCGCACATAAGGTGAATGTCCGGCTGATCTCGGCGACCAACAAGGATCTGATCGAAGAAGTCAAGAACGGCCACTTCCGCGAAGATCTCTACTATCGCCTCAACGTCTTCCCGATCACCATCCCAGCGCTGCGCAAGCGCAAGGAAGACATTCCGCACCTGGTGCGCGTCTTCGCCGAGCGCTTCTCCAGCGAGCAGAAGAACGGCCGCCGCATGACGGTCAACTCAGGCGCGCTGGCGCTGCTGACCGCCTATGACTGGCCGGGCAATATCCGCCAGCTCGAAAACGCGATCTTCCGCGCTGTCGTTCTGGCCGAAGGGCCGGAGTTGACCGAGGCGGACTTCCCGCAGATCGCGGCCCAGCTTCCGGAATATGAAGTGGTGGATCACCTTGCGCTCGTGGCCGACAATTCCGGCCTCGACCCGGACGAGGCATATGGCGAGGAATACCGGGCGCCGACGCCAGCGGAGGTGCACCACCACCGCCTGTCCGAGACCTCCGAAAATGCAATCGCCAGCGTCAATCCCTCGGGCGACGTGCGCAAGCTTGCCGATGTCGAGGAGGAACTCATCCGATTCGCACTCAAATTCTATCGCGGACAGATGAGTCAAGTGGCGCGCAAGCTTGGCATCGGACGATCCACACTTTATCGCAAACTCAAAGATTACGGCATAGACCCCGATAATCCCCAGAAAGATGCGGCTTAA
- a CDS encoding DUF1244 domain-containing protein, protein MTALSKEQQTEFEAAAFRRLVAHLRERSDVQNIDLMNLAGFCRNCLSNWYREAAEAEGVAVTKDESREMVYGMPYEDWKNLHQNEASPVQKAAFELNNPHK, encoded by the coding sequence ATGACCGCGCTCAGCAAAGAACAACAGACCGAATTTGAAGCCGCCGCCTTCCGCCGCCTCGTCGCGCATCTTCGGGAGCGCAGCGACGTGCAGAACATCGATTTGATGAACCTGGCCGGTTTCTGCCGCAACTGCCTGTCGAACTGGTACCGCGAAGCGGCCGAAGCCGAGGGAGTCGCCGTGACCAAGGACGAATCGCGCGAAATGGTCTACGGCATGCCTTACGAGGACTGGAAAAATCTCCATCAGAACGAGGCCTCGCCTGTGCAAAAGGCCGCTTTTGAACTGAACAACCCCCACAAATAG